The following proteins come from a genomic window of Brevibacillus antibioticus:
- a CDS encoding Ig-like domain-containing protein, translating to MKRMSVRWLQWVVVLALFLLPSQGVWAKSANEWGVRISPADKSAEIDPNQIITLTFSGPVSLKNGQEISDKSGLSIISLTDAKKKKIRFTAKWNKTDRSMTIDPVGNLEAGASYRVSLVAKKVKDQRGNLNPELTYTFQTRKPVDNIAPQAVMLPGHGAKNVGLQDKVTLQFAEEIALVGGEVLSSKTAGPLVRVTDEKGAIVPHTITWNKSKRMLSVKPKGKWQPHTRYQVSLIAGLVKDTAGNVNQAQWITFQTGSK from the coding sequence ATGAAAAGGATGAGTGTTCGGTGGTTGCAATGGGTAGTAGTGCTTGCGCTTTTCCTACTTCCATCACAGGGAGTGTGGGCAAAGTCGGCAAACGAATGGGGAGTGAGAATATCCCCGGCTGACAAATCGGCGGAAATTGACCCGAATCAAATCATTACACTGACATTTTCGGGGCCAGTTTCGTTAAAAAATGGGCAAGAGATCTCCGACAAGTCTGGTCTCTCGATCATTTCGCTCACGGATGCGAAAAAAAAGAAGATTCGTTTTACGGCAAAATGGAACAAAACAGATCGAAGCATGACGATTGATCCGGTAGGAAATCTGGAAGCGGGGGCGTCCTATCGAGTAAGCTTGGTGGCCAAAAAAGTGAAGGATCAGCGCGGCAATTTGAATCCAGAACTGACCTACACGTTTCAAACGAGAAAACCTGTGGATAATATCGCTCCACAAGCAGTCATGCTGCCCGGACACGGGGCTAAAAATGTAGGGCTCCAGGATAAAGTGACACTCCAGTTTGCAGAAGAGATTGCTTTGGTTGGTGGTGAAGTCCTCTCTAGCAAAACGGCCGGGCCATTAGTTCGCGTGACAGATGAAAAAGGGGCTATCGTTCCGCATACCATTACATGGAACAAAAGCAAGCGGATGTTGTCTGTGAAGCCAAAAGGAAAGTGGCAGCCACATACGAGATATCAGGTAAGTCTCATTGCGGGTCTGGTAAAGGACACAGCAGGTAATGTAAATCAAGCGCAGTGGATAACTTTTCAGACAGGATCTAAATAA
- a CDS encoding YjcZ family sporulation protein, whose product MGIFNGFDDFALILVLFILLVIVGCDCD is encoded by the coding sequence GTGGGTATCTTTAACGGCTTCGACGATTTCGCGCTGATCTTGGTTCTGTTCATCCTTCTCGTTATCGTAGGTTGCGACTGCGACTAA